From the genome of Candidatus Latescibacter sp., one region includes:
- the pal gene encoding peptidoglycan-associated lipoprotein Pal, which translates to MCKRKILAVLALGFAVSLVNLTGCGKKPAPTPPPPPPVVKQEAPKPAPAPAPKPVAPAPPKKAVEAPQPPRDLSFTPIYFDFDKSDIRSDQVSSMNGDADLFNRWKTISVRLEGNCDERGTVEYNLALGQRRADSVKGFLVNYGISDSRITTVSYGKERPIDPGHIEAAWQKNRRVDFVITNR; encoded by the coding sequence ATGTGCAAACGTAAGATTCTCGCAGTTTTAGCTTTAGGATTTGCTGTATCTCTCGTGAATTTGACCGGCTGCGGCAAGAAACCGGCTCCCACACCCCCGCCGCCTCCTCCCGTAGTAAAACAGGAAGCGCCCAAGCCTGCGCCTGCCCCGGCGCCTAAACCGGTCGCCCCGGCGCCGCCGAAGAAGGCTGTCGAGGCGCCTCAGCCGCCTCGCGACCTGTCTTTCACCCCAATCTATTTTGATTTCGACAAATCCGACATCAGGTCCGATCAGGTCAGCAGCATGAACGGTGACGCTGATCTTTTCAACCGGTGGAAGACCATATCGGTTCGCCTTGAAGGGAACTGCGACGAGCGCGGCACGGTGGAATACAACCTGGCTCTCGGCCAGCGCAGGGCAGATTCTGTAAAAGGTTTTCTGGTCAATTACGGTATTTCCGACAGCCGGATCACCACGGTCTCCTATGGAAAAGAACGTCCCATTGATCCCGGTCATATCGAAGCGGCATGGCAGAAAAACCGCCGTGTTGATTTCGTAATCACCAACCGATAG
- the ybgF gene encoding tol-pal system protein YbgF, giving the protein MARRDSLRKIFPGLVLAGAVILFTQSCATNKYVLALHNESMACNQELESRLADLKTMIASLDSLFREQNKLLMGMRALSGTQSQSQQQNLSTLTAQMENINYQLNELNRTLKAIQLYGGAEQPPSGKSSAGADTSKTGASSGQQPFSPQGKVDSQQIYDLAIKDFQKGDYEMATNRFIAFLLQFPDHVLAGNAQFWLGEADYAQKKYDLAISDYEKVIKNYPQSPKVPAAYLKMGFAQIEAGKKNEGIITLRFIIKNYPKAEEAVPARERLKKVVGK; this is encoded by the coding sequence ATGGCAAGACGAGATTCGTTACGGAAAATTTTCCCGGGGCTGGTTCTCGCCGGCGCAGTAATTCTCTTTACTCAATCCTGCGCCACAAATAAATATGTTCTTGCCCTGCATAATGAATCCATGGCGTGTAATCAAGAACTCGAATCCCGTCTTGCCGACCTTAAAACAATGATCGCTTCACTTGACAGTCTTTTCAGAGAGCAAAACAAACTCCTTATGGGTATGCGCGCCCTTTCCGGGACCCAATCCCAGAGCCAGCAACAAAATCTCTCCACCCTTACCGCTCAGATGGAAAACATCAATTACCAGCTCAATGAATTGAACCGCACTCTCAAAGCCATTCAACTTTACGGGGGTGCGGAACAACCACCTTCCGGCAAGTCATCCGCCGGAGCCGATACCTCAAAGACCGGCGCTTCTTCCGGACAACAGCCTTTCTCTCCCCAGGGGAAAGTAGATTCTCAGCAGATTTATGATCTGGCGATAAAGGATTTTCAAAAGGGAGATTACGAGATGGCAACCAACCGGTTTATTGCATTCCTTCTCCAGTTTCCCGATCATGTCCTGGCGGGGAATGCCCAGTTCTGGCTGGGAGAAGCGGATTATGCCCAGAAAAAATATGACCTTGCCATAAGCGACTACGAAAAAGTAATCAAGAATTATCCCCAATCGCCCAAGGTTCCCGCCGCCTATCTCAAGATGGGATTTGCTCAAATCGAGGCTGGAAAAAAGAATGAGGGAATTATCACCCTCCGGTTCATAATAAAGAATTATCCTAAAGCGGAAGAAGCAGTACCGGCGCGGGAAAGACTGAAAAAGGTAGTGGGAAAATAG
- a CDS encoding GAF domain-containing protein has translation MSESYDGIEGLRVLYEISSLISSDSKLEEKFIRALHKVKDAVNCQSASLFIHNEESGKLEEAATVGTRVNLSETIDFDLGCGFSAWVAKQRRSVLIPGLRKEHHEGIRSFGSVPLISDEKLIGVMNLGRREPNAITEQHMQFLEIIAGQLANIIERTRYERRLLEKNVALVNAREEIEKQHLRIVEMEKYQVLVQAAASIYHEINNPLTTIIGNIDLILMTKSDMDPQIKKKLTVVLEESRRIAEITKKLRNIKKMVTGN, from the coding sequence ATGTCCGAAAGTTATGACGGCATCGAAGGGCTGCGGGTTCTCTATGAGATCAGTTCACTCATCAGTTCGGATTCCAAACTTGAAGAAAAGTTCATCCGGGCGCTTCACAAAGTGAAAGATGCGGTCAACTGCCAATCAGCCAGCCTCTTTATACATAATGAAGAGAGCGGAAAACTGGAAGAAGCAGCCACCGTGGGAACCAGGGTAAATCTCAGTGAAACCATCGATTTCGATCTCGGTTGCGGATTCAGCGCCTGGGTAGCCAAACAGCGGCGGTCGGTGCTTATCCCCGGTCTTCGCAAGGAACACCACGAAGGTATTCGCTCTTTTGGGTCGGTGCCGCTTATTTCAGACGAAAAACTGATCGGAGTCATGAATCTCGGGCGCCGTGAACCGAACGCCATCACTGAGCAGCACATGCAGTTCCTTGAAATCATCGCAGGACAACTGGCCAATATCATTGAACGCACCCGCTATGAGAGACGACTGCTCGAAAAAAATGTCGCACTCGTGAATGCCCGGGAAGAAATTGAAAAGCAGCACCTGCGGATTGTCGAAATGGAAAAATATCAGGTTCTCGTTCAGGCCGCGGCATCCATCTATCATGAAATCAACAATCCCTTAACCACCATCATCGGAAATATTGACCTGATTCTCATGACAAAGTCCGATATGGATCCTCAAATTAAAAAAAAGCTTACCGTTGTACTGGAAGAATCCCGCCGAATTGCCGAAATAACTAAAAAACTTCGTAATATCAAAAAAATGGTAACGGGAAACTAA
- a CDS encoding ribulokinase, translating into MAHRDYVIGIDFGTDSVRTLIVDARNGEETATSVRPFSRWSEGRYCDPAKNRFRQHPADHIESLERTVQEALKQAPPGASGQVRGISVDTTGSTPGPVNREGVPLAILPEFDENPNAMFILWKDHTSVAEAEEINRVAHSWGGMDFTMYEGGIYSSEWFWAKILHVLREDEKIREAAFSWVEHCDWVTALLTGKTDPLRLKRSRCAAGHKAMWHQSFGGLPSEEFLIRLDPLLSGLRGRLYTETFTSDSEAGNLSPKWAERLGLPAGIPVGVGAFDAHMGAVGGGIRPYYLSKVIGTSTCDILVAPMEEMGGKLVKGICGQVDGSVIPGMLGMEAGQSGFGDIYAWFREVILWPVRNLAGSSLDTEEMAGRVIPELSRAAEKTPLDVSGAVALDWMNGRRTPDANQALKGAVTGLNLGSTAPVIFRALVEATAFGSRKIVERFESEGVPIKEIIALGGVAKKSPFVMQTLADVHNRPIKVARSEQACALGAAMFAAVAGGIYKTVEEAVDAMESGFEDKYIPNLSRAEIYSTLYNRYCQFGEFIEQETMGKREKTGTRI; encoded by the coding sequence ATGGCGCATCGTGATTATGTCATAGGGATTGATTTCGGAACAGATTCGGTTCGAACGCTCATAGTGGATGCACGAAACGGCGAGGAAACAGCTACATCCGTACGCCCTTTCAGCCGCTGGAGTGAAGGCAGGTACTGCGACCCGGCGAAAAACCGTTTCCGGCAGCATCCCGCAGACCACATCGAAAGCCTGGAGCGGACAGTGCAGGAAGCCTTGAAACAGGCGCCTCCGGGCGCCTCCGGGCAGGTGCGGGGAATCTCGGTGGATACCACAGGCTCCACTCCCGGTCCGGTGAATCGCGAGGGTGTTCCGCTGGCCATTCTTCCTGAGTTCGATGAAAATCCCAATGCCATGTTCATTCTTTGGAAAGATCATACATCGGTCGCTGAAGCAGAGGAGATAAACCGGGTCGCACATTCCTGGGGCGGCATGGATTTTACCATGTATGAAGGAGGCATCTACTCTTCGGAATGGTTCTGGGCTAAAATTCTCCATGTCCTACGAGAAGACGAGAAAATCCGAGAAGCGGCTTTTTCCTGGGTGGAGCACTGCGATTGGGTGACTGCCCTCCTGACAGGGAAAACCGATCCCCTGCGCCTGAAGAGAAGCAGGTGCGCGGCGGGACACAAAGCCATGTGGCATCAATCGTTCGGAGGACTGCCTTCCGAGGAATTCCTCATCCGGCTCGATCCCCTGCTCTCCGGCTTGAGAGGCCGTCTCTATACGGAGACCTTCACCTCCGATTCAGAAGCGGGAAATCTTTCTCCCAAATGGGCGGAACGGCTGGGGCTTCCGGCGGGAATACCGGTAGGAGTCGGCGCTTTCGATGCCCACATGGGGGCGGTCGGCGGAGGCATCCGCCCGTATTATCTTTCCAAAGTCATCGGAACCTCCACCTGCGACATCCTGGTTGCCCCCATGGAAGAGATGGGCGGCAAGCTGGTAAAAGGAATTTGCGGCCAGGTGGACGGCTCGGTGATTCCCGGGATGTTGGGCATGGAAGCCGGGCAGTCAGGCTTCGGCGATATTTACGCCTGGTTCAGAGAGGTGATTCTCTGGCCGGTGAGGAACCTGGCCGGGTCTTCACTGGACACTGAAGAAATGGCCGGGCGGGTAATTCCCGAGCTATCTCGTGCGGCGGAAAAGACGCCTCTCGATGTATCGGGAGCGGTGGCTCTGGACTGGATGAACGGCAGGAGAACTCCCGATGCCAACCAGGCTCTCAAGGGTGCAGTCACCGGGCTGAATCTTGGCAGCACCGCTCCGGTGATTTTCCGGGCGCTGGTGGAGGCCACCGCGTTCGGTTCCCGTAAAATCGTGGAACGGTTCGAGTCCGAGGGTGTTCCCATCAAAGAAATCATCGCCCTTGGCGGTGTGGCGAAAAAATCGCCGTTTGTCATGCAGACTCTTGCCGATGTCCATAACCGCCCCATCAAAGTTGCCCGGTCCGAGCAGGCCTGTGCGCTGGGTGCCGCCATGTTTGCCGCTGTGGCTGGCGGCATCTACAAAACGGTCGAGGAAGCTGTCGACGCCATGGAGAGCGGATTCGAAGATAAATACATCCCGAATCTCTCCAGGGCTGAAATCTATTCCACTCTCTATAACAGGTATTGCCAGTTCGGGGAGTTTATCGAACAGGAAACGATGGGGAAAAGAGAGAAGACAGGAACAAGAATTTAG
- a CDS encoding L-ribulose-5-phosphate 4-epimerase, which translates to MNSIEDLKLHVWEANMELPRRNLVIYTFGNVSGIDRDRGVFAIKPSGVPYEELTPEKIVIVDLECRVVEGGLNPSSDTKTHAVLYRSFPNIGGVAHTHSTFATAWAQAMRSIPCLGTTHADHVPGEIPCTEVISDECICGDYEEETGNQILRKFATLSYEDVEMALVACHGPFTWGKTPEKAVYNSAALEEIAKIAFYTTLINPEIQCLKETLLQKHYCRKHGKDAYYGQK; encoded by the coding sequence ATGAACTCAATCGAAGATTTAAAACTACACGTCTGGGAAGCTAACATGGAGCTTCCGCGGCGCAACCTGGTGATTTACACGTTCGGGAATGTCAGCGGAATCGACCGTGACAGGGGCGTTTTCGCCATCAAGCCGAGCGGAGTCCCCTACGAGGAACTTACCCCTGAGAAAATTGTCATCGTTGATTTGGAATGCCGTGTTGTAGAGGGTGGACTCAACCCCTCATCCGACACAAAAACTCATGCTGTCCTCTACCGTTCATTCCCGAACATCGGCGGAGTCGCCCATACCCATTCCACCTTTGCCACCGCCTGGGCGCAGGCGATGAGGTCTATCCCATGCCTCGGAACCACCCACGCCGACCATGTCCCGGGAGAGATTCCCTGTACCGAGGTGATTTCCGACGAATGTATCTGCGGCGATTACGAGGAAGAAACGGGAAATCAGATTCTTAGAAAATTCGCAACGCTCTCCTATGAAGATGTCGAGATGGCGCTTGTGGCCTGTCATGGTCCGTTTACCTGGGGAAAAACCCCGGAAAAGGCAGTCTACAACAGCGCGGCGCTTGAGGAAATTGCGAAAATCGCTTTTTATACCACGCTCATTAACCCGGAAATCCAATGCCTGAAAGAAACGCTCCTTCAGAAACATTACTGCCGGAAACATGGGAAGGATGCGTACTATGGGCAAAAATAA
- a CDS encoding ABC transporter ATP-binding protein, whose product MTQESISIRNYSFSIGDKRILFDVSLSVKEGEFLSVIGPNGAGKSTLIKCLIRINTGGKGEISLAGKPLELYSQKALARLLGYVPQTDGRSLPFTVEEFVMMGRYPYLSPFTPISHKDEQAVQDALDITGTGRLAERVMNTLSGGERQNVLIAAALAQGARILLLDEPTTFLDPKHVADVHRILKRTNRERGFTIVMVTHDINAAALLSDRIAILKEGRMAFEGLPGEVMQNDILSRIYDKPFLFVTHPVTGQQFIVHEEP is encoded by the coding sequence ATGACCCAAGAATCCATCAGTATCAGGAACTACTCCTTCTCCATCGGGGACAAGCGCATCCTTTTTGATGTCTCGCTTTCGGTGAAAGAAGGAGAGTTCCTCTCCGTCATCGGGCCGAACGGCGCCGGCAAGAGTACGCTCATAAAATGCCTCATCCGCATAAACACCGGCGGAAAAGGGGAAATTTCTCTTGCCGGAAAGCCGCTGGAGTTATACAGCCAGAAGGCGCTTGCCCGCCTGCTCGGTTATGTTCCCCAGACTGACGGCCGCAGCCTTCCTTTCACGGTCGAGGAATTTGTCATGATGGGGCGCTATCCTTACCTGAGTCCATTCACCCCCATCAGTCATAAGGACGAACAGGCGGTGCAGGATGCGCTGGACATTACCGGCACCGGCCGCCTTGCCGAACGGGTCATGAACACACTGAGCGGCGGGGAACGTCAGAATGTCCTTATCGCGGCGGCTCTGGCGCAGGGCGCGAGGATTCTCCTCCTGGATGAGCCGACCACTTTTCTTGACCCGAAGCATGTTGCCGATGTTCATAGAATCCTGAAACGAACCAACCGCGAGCGCGGTTTTACCATAGTCATGGTGACACACGACATCAACGCCGCGGCGCTCTTAAGCGACCGCATCGCCATCCTCAAAGAGGGCCGGATGGCGTTTGAAGGCCTTCCCGGCGAGGTGATGCAGAATGACATCCTCTCCCGCATCTACGACAAACCATTCCTCTTTGTCACCCATCCGGTCACCGGGCAGCAGTTCATTGTCCACGAGGAGCCTTGA
- a CDS encoding iron ABC transporter permease: MKKKAVLILLALGSILILAGAPIIGMKNIALDHIFYPTAGDMDYGIFWKMRVPRVLTAFLAGSALAISGMAFQALFRNPLATPFTLGVSSGAAFGAALSIMCGFSFSFMGISGMSVGSLAGALTAIMAVYGFTRVKKGFSTSTMLLAGVAVSFFFSSLILFLQYMSDFTQSFRIVRWLMGGIEAVGYDSLLGILPFILPGSAIVFALTHELNLFSAGEDIAVSRGVEVGRMKTVLFFAVSLMIGGVVSVCGPIGFVGMMSPHISRLLVGANHRYLAPATFLFGGLFLTLCDTLARIVIAPAEIPVGIITALLGGPFFLWLLLSGTAEKSMMR, from the coding sequence ATGAAAAAAAAGGCCGTTCTCATTCTTCTGGCTCTCGGCTCAATCCTTATTCTGGCAGGCGCACCGATTATCGGCATGAAGAATATAGCCCTGGATCACATCTTCTATCCCACCGCCGGGGACATGGATTACGGCATCTTTTGGAAAATGCGGGTGCCGCGGGTGCTCACTGCTTTTCTGGCGGGTTCTGCGCTGGCCATAAGCGGCATGGCATTCCAGGCACTCTTCCGTAACCCCCTGGCGACACCGTTTACCCTTGGGGTATCGAGCGGCGCGGCATTCGGAGCGGCGCTTTCCATTATGTGCGGATTCAGTTTCTCATTCATGGGTATCTCCGGCATGTCGGTAGGCTCCCTGGCCGGTGCGCTCACCGCCATCATGGCAGTTTACGGATTCACCCGTGTGAAAAAAGGCTTTTCAACCTCCACCATGCTCCTTGCCGGGGTGGCGGTCAGCTTTTTCTTTTCCAGCCTGATCCTTTTTCTCCAATATATGAGCGATTTCACCCAGTCTTTCCGCATCGTGCGCTGGCTGATGGGCGGCATCGAAGCGGTCGGATACGATTCCCTTCTCGGCATTCTCCCGTTCATCCTGCCGGGCAGCGCCATCGTGTTTGCGCTCACCCATGAGTTGAACCTGTTCAGCGCCGGTGAGGATATCGCAGTCAGCCGTGGAGTTGAGGTGGGAAGGATGAAAACCGTCCTCTTCTTCGCCGTATCGCTTATGATCGGAGGAGTGGTTTCGGTCTGCGGCCCCATCGGATTTGTGGGGATGATGTCGCCGCACATTTCACGGCTCCTGGTGGGCGCCAATCACCGATACCTCGCCCCGGCCACCTTCCTGTTCGGCGGACTTTTTCTTACCCTTTGCGATACACTGGCCCGCATCGTTATCGCCCCGGCGGAGATTCCGGTAGGGATTATCACCGCCTTGCTCGGAGGGCCGTTCTTTCTCTGGCTTCTTCTGAGCGGAACTGCAGAGAAAAGCATGATGCGGTGA
- a CDS encoding DUF362 domain-containing protein — translation MPAHDTHTSDTLDRRSFFRRLSLGTAGLALIGFSESQGAVMKQRGSEKSTVSFLTGKDRREMIYQSLKPFEREVREAIGDKQVVIKINAGLAKPEYSRCSTHADQIRGIMDFLKPIHDRQIIITEGTAGAECSAFIGFENYGYLPLEKEYKARLVDANDQPFTLRFIRAAKHHPEPVNIINMFTDPNVFLISAARMKSHNAVVGTYSLKNCAMGAPVCHYRDKNNEKSKMHGGAGSSGGRELSYNLFLVAQMGVQPDLAVIDGIETIEGDGPWDGTVVEHNVVVSSTDFVAADRLCVELMGIDPKYMKYLEWCSNAGMGNFDLAKIKVNGPDYRKHIIKYKMNKNFDWQVAWINENFGGKK, via the coding sequence ATGCCTGCACATGATACTCACACATCTGATACTCTCGACCGACGTAGTTTTTTTCGTCGCCTGTCCCTGGGTACTGCCGGACTGGCTCTGATAGGCTTCTCCGAGTCACAGGGCGCAGTGATGAAACAGCGCGGCTCTGAGAAAAGCACAGTTTCGTTCCTCACCGGAAAAGACCGCCGCGAAATGATTTACCAATCTCTGAAACCTTTTGAAAGGGAAGTGCGGGAGGCCATCGGTGACAAACAGGTTGTTATCAAGATCAACGCCGGTCTCGCCAAGCCGGAATATTCAAGATGCTCCACCCATGCCGACCAGATCCGCGGCATCATGGACTTTCTGAAACCCATACATGACCGCCAGATAATTATCACCGAGGGAACCGCAGGGGCGGAATGCAGCGCGTTCATCGGATTCGAGAACTACGGCTATCTCCCCCTCGAAAAAGAGTATAAAGCCAGGCTCGTGGACGCCAATGACCAGCCGTTCACGCTCCGGTTTATCCGTGCGGCCAAACACCATCCCGAACCGGTCAATATCATCAACATGTTTACCGATCCGAATGTATTTCTCATCTCCGCGGCCCGCATGAAATCTCATAACGCCGTTGTGGGAACATACTCTCTCAAGAATTGTGCCATGGGCGCGCCGGTCTGCCATTACCGCGACAAGAACAACGAGAAATCGAAGATGCACGGCGGCGCGGGTTCCAGCGGAGGCCGTGAACTGAGCTACAACCTCTTTCTCGTGGCGCAGATGGGGGTGCAGCCTGATCTGGCGGTCATCGACGGCATCGAAACCATCGAGGGCGACGGCCCCTGGGACGGCACCGTGGTCGAACACAACGTCGTTGTATCGAGCACCGATTTTGTCGCGGCTGACCGTCTCTGTGTGGAGCTGATGGGTATAGACCCCAAGTACATGAAATACCTTGAATGGTGTTCGAATGCGGGCATGGGGAATTTCGACCTCGCCAAAATCAAGGTGAATGGCCCGGATTACCGTAAACACATCATCAAATACAAGATGAACAAGAATTTCGACTGGCAGGTGGCTTGGATTAACGAGAATTTTGGGGGAAAAAAGTAA
- a CDS encoding YdeI/OmpD-associated family protein, whose translation MRNPRTPYSQANKERLRELVRECKVVDEVLATLGDILEEQFEVPTDILEAVKANEAAWNNFQGFSESYIRIRIAFIDGARNRPQEFKKRLRYFIEMTEKKKQFGFGGIEKYY comes from the coding sequence ATGCGAAACCCCAGGACCCCTTACTCGCAAGCGAATAAGGAACGGCTGAGGGAGCTTGTCAGGGAGTGCAAGGTCGTCGATGAAGTTTTAGCGACCTTGGGGGACATTTTAGAGGAGCAGTTTGAAGTACCGACGGACATCCTGGAGGCTGTCAAGGCTAACGAGGCAGCCTGGAATAACTTTCAAGGGTTCTCGGAATCTTATATCCGTATCCGCATTGCGTTTATAGACGGGGCCCGCAACCGGCCGCAGGAGTTCAAAAAACGACTGCGGTACTTCATCGAAATGACCGAGAAGAAGAAACAATTCGGGTTCGGCGGAATAGAGAAGTATTATTGA
- the cobO gene encoding cob(I)yrinic acid a,c-diamide adenosyltransferase — translation MNLEKELLPSMHGYIQVYTGDGKGKTTAAMGLALRAAGAGLRVCIIQLMKGAEAGEIAALRKLGDLITVRLFGRAGFIEGAPDEEDIRLAREGLEEAERAVVSGEYNVVILDEANVAVNFGLFSVSDLLRLMDRKPERVELVITGRKADPQVIERADLVTEMSEIKHYYHKGVSARKGIEL, via the coding sequence ATGAATCTGGAAAAGGAGCTTCTACCATCCATGCACGGTTATATCCAGGTTTACACCGGGGACGGCAAGGGAAAAACAACCGCCGCGATGGGGCTGGCGCTCAGGGCGGCCGGTGCGGGACTCCGGGTGTGCATCATCCAGTTAATGAAAGGCGCGGAGGCGGGCGAGATTGCCGCTCTCCGGAAACTGGGCGACCTGATTACCGTTCGGCTGTTTGGGCGCGCCGGGTTTATTGAAGGAGCGCCGGACGAAGAAGATATCCGGCTCGCACGCGAGGGACTGGAAGAAGCGGAGAGGGCTGTTGTTTCCGGGGAATACAACGTGGTGATTCTCGATGAAGCGAATGTGGCGGTAAACTTTGGATTATTTTCCGTTTCCGACCTCCTGCGGCTGATGGACAGAAAGCCGGAGCGGGTTGAGCTGGTTATCACCGGACGGAAAGCCGATCCACAGGTCATCGAGCGGGCGGACCTGGTCACTGAAATGAGCGAAATAAAACATTATTATCATAAAGGCGTATCAGCGCGGAAGGGCATCGAGTTATGA